From the Peromyscus leucopus breed LL Stock chromosome 8b, UCI_PerLeu_2.1, whole genome shotgun sequence genome, one window contains:
- the Chmp6 gene encoding charged multivesicular body protein 6, whose product MGNLFGRKKQSRVTEQDRAILQLKQQRDKLRQYQKRVTQQLERERALARQLLRDGRKERAKLLLKKKRYREQLLDRTENQISSLEAMVQSIEFTQIEMKVMEGLQVGNECLNKMHQVMSIEEVERILDETQEAVEYQRQIDELLAGNFTQEDEDAILEELNAITQEQIELPEVPSEPLPDINPEAPAKARSRQAELVAAS is encoded by the exons ATGGGCAACCTGTTTGGCCGCAAGAAGCAGAGCCGGGTCACCGAGCAGGACAGGGCCATCCTG CAACTGAAGCAGCAGAGGGACAAGCTGAGGCAGTACCAGAAGAGGGTCACGCAGCAGCTGGAGAGGGAGCGGGCCCTGGCCAGGCAGCTGCTGCGGGATGGCAGGAAAGA ACGGGCCAAGCTGCTGCTCAAGAAGAAGAGGTACCGGGAACAGCTACTCGACCGGACAGAGAACCAGATCAGCAGCCTGGAAGCCATG GTTCAGAGCATCGAGTTCACGCAGATTGAGATGAAGGTGATGGAGGGGCTTCAGGTGGGCAACGAGTGTCTGAACAAGATGCACCAG GTGATGTCCatagaggaggtggagaggatccTGGATGAGACCCAGGAGGCAGTAGAGTACCAGCGG CAAATTGATGAGTTGCTGGCAGGAAACTTTactcaggaggatgaggatgCCATCCTGGAAGAGCTGAATGCAATCACTCAG GAACAAATCGAGTTACCGGAGGTTCCTTCAGAGCCCCTTCCTGACATAAACCCAG AAGCACCTGCCAAGGCCAGATCCAGGCAGGCAGAGCTGGTGGCAGCTTCATAA